The genomic segment GCCCTTGTTAAGCGCCAACGTTTCAGATGCCGCCGTTTTGTGCTGGTTTCATGAAATTTGCACAAAGGCATGCCCGCAGGTGAAAAAAACACGATGAATCGTTGTTGAATACGTTGAAGCTGGCTAGGGTGCAAACCCTAATCCGTCAAATAGATCGTCAGGGGAATAACATGCAGTTCGCGGGAAAGCTCCCGGGTGGCGCCAAGCTGCCATTTTTCGATTTGACACCGGCCTTCGACGAGTTTTCCGATATCGTCCACAAGACCTTTAATGTCAATCACCGGATGGCGGGAAAAAACCTGGGGCAGTCCATAGGTCAAATGGCATCCGAGGCACTTTCCGGGCCGTTGAATGAGTTGCAATTCAAAATGCAAGCTGTTGCAATTATGCTCAATAAAAGAAAGGCGAATATCATAGGCGCCCTCGGACGCATCGCCGAAAAGCGCATCAAAAAACCGGTCTGATTTTTCATCGGGAAAAAGGGATGCCAATGTTTCGGGAGTGAAAAGCGCGTTGTGGTCGTTTTTGCTCATTGCCGATTCAATCCTTGTTGCCTTCGTTTAAAGCATTCACCACGATATGCTGTCTTTATGGCTTGAATTTATTTAAGGGCAGTCCCAATTAAAAATCAATACAAAACTCCGACAAATGGGATTTATTAACTGAGGCTTTTCATATATTCGAACTCTTGATACAACGAAACGCATGAAAGCACGATAAGCCCGTATTCCAGGAGGAGACCCGAATGCCGACGATTGTTCGCGTGGTTATCTGGGCCGTTGTTATTTACGTCCTTTATTGCGGGTTACTCTTTCTTTTTCAGCGCCGCGTGATGTACCCCAGGGGGCTGGTACAACCCATCGCAATCAATTCCGAACTCGAATCGAAGATCGAAAAAATACAAATCGCCACCCGGCACGGGTCGATGGAAGCCTGGTATATTCCCCCGGATGCCGGAACCGTGAGTTCTACGGCGCCCGCGATCGTTATGGCGCACGGAAATGCGGAGCTTATCGACGGGTTGCTCTATGAGTTCGGTTGGCTCAGCGGTAAAGGTATCGGCCTTCTGCTCGTAGAATATCCGGGTTACGGCCGCTCGGAAGGCGCCCCCTCACAGCAAAGCATTACGGACACCTTTCTTGCCGCTTATGATAAGCTGGTTCAACGGCCGGATATCAACCCGGAAAAAATTGTGCTGTTCGGCCGAAGCCTGGGAAGCGGGCCGGTGTGTGATCTTTCGGGTAAACGTCCTTCCGCAGCGATGGTTATCCTTTCGGGCTTTACAAGTGCGCGGGCGTTTGCCGCAAACTATCTGGTTCCCGCCTTTCTGATTCGCGATGCCTTTGACAATCTGGCCGCGATTTCGAGATACAACCGGCCGGTATTGATTGTCCATGGCGATCAGGACGAAATGATTCCCTATGCTCACGCAACCCGGCTTGCCGGCGCGGCAAAGCAAGGCACCCTGATTACCTATCGTTGCAACCACAACAACTGCCCGCCGGACGAAATGCAATTCCGCCGCGACCTTCTCGGCTTTCTGGCAAAAGCAGGAATTCCTTAAAAAGTGTACGGGAATGCGGTCTTCGAGCATTTCTGTTAAAAAAAACCAAACGACCATGCGTAATAACCGGAGGTATCCCTCATGAAAGAACTTATGTCCACCCGTGAAGCGGCACAGTTTCTGGATGTAAATGAGAAAATGATTTACACTTTGATTTCCGATAAAAAGCTGCCCGCAACCAAAATCACGGGAAAATGGCTTTTCCCCAAACATCTGGTTGAACAATGGATCGAAGCCAATACCATCAATTACCCGGAGCCGACCCCACAACTGCCGCCTTATCATGGGCTCTTGATCATCGCCGGCAGCAATGACCCGCTGCTTGAAGCCTTTATTTCCCATTTCAACAGCCGAAACCCGGAACACCTCGCTGTATTCGGCAATATCGGCAGCATGGGCGGATTAATGGCGCTTAAGCAGAACCGCTGCCACATCGCCACAAGCCATCTCATGCAGGACAACGAAAAAGAGTATAATTTTGATTTTGCCGGCAAAACCTTTGAACAGATGCCGGCCGTGGTCAATTTTTGTCTTCGTGAGCAAGGGATTCTCGTTCAAAAGGGGAATCCAAAAAAAATAGAGGGGGTCGCGGATCTGGCACGGCCCGATGTGACCATGATCAATCGTCCCCTTGGCACCGGCACGCGATTGCTCATCGACAACGAATTTAAGAAAATCGGTATCGACACGGATACCGTCAAAGGATATCAGAACATCAGCCACCGTCACATGGATGTGGGTCTTGAAATTCTTTCCGGGCGCATCGACGCCGGCCCCGCTATTCGTCCGGTCGCATCCATTTTAAATCTGGATTTTATTCCGCTGCGATGGGAACGCTATGATTTACTGATCGCCAAGGACAGGTTCTTTGATCAGGGAGTGCAGCTTTTTATCGGGTTGCTCCATGAAAAGGATTTGGCGAACCTTTCCCTGAAATATAATGGCTACGACACCAAACTCAGCGGCAAGATGGTGTATCCGCAAGCATAGGCGCAAGAGTCCTTTTAAATCCCGTTGACCTTGCCGCTCATTCGCGTTTAGTAAACAAAAAGAGCCCGCAGGAAAACCGCCATCCTCCACTCGCAGGAGAAAATATGAAAAAGCCGGCCATTCATACTCGCTTACCCGGCCCGAACGCTGAAAAATGGATCCGATTAGACCGCACGGTGGTCTCCCCCTCTTACACCCGCATGTACCCGCTGGTCGCCAAACAGGCCAAAGGCCTCTGGATTACCGATGTGGACGGCAACGAGTTCCTGGATTTTACCGCCGGTATCGCCGTCTGCGCCACCGGGCATTGCCACCCCGAGGTTGTCAGTGCCATTAAGGCCCAGGCCGATAACCTGTTGCACATGTCCGGGACGGATTTTTATTATACGCCCCAGATTCAGTTGGCCGAACGATTGTCCAAGCTCGTCCCGGGAAAAGGCCCTAAAAAGGTTTATTTCGGCAACTCCGGAGCCGAGGCCGTGGAGGCGGCCTTCAAGCTTGCCAGATGGCATACCCGGCGCAATCTGAATATCGCCTTTTACGGCGCCTTTCACGGCCGAACCATGGGGGCGCTGTCATTGACCGCCAGCAAAACCATTCAGAAAAAAAATTACAACCCCCTGGTGCCCGGTATCACGCATATTCCGTATGCGTATTGCTACCGTTGCCCTTACCGGCTGAGCTATCCGGGCTGCGGAATTTACTGCGTTCAATGGATCGAAGACACCCTTTTCAGAACCACCATTCCGCCGGAAGAGGTCGCGGCCATCTTTCTTGAACCGATTCAGGGCGAGGGCGGTTACATCGTTCCGCCGCCCGAATTTCACCAGGAATTGAAAAAAATTGCGGATAAATATGACATTCTTTATGTCGCCGATGAGGTGCAAAGCGGCATGGGACGAACCGGAAAAATGTTCGCCATGGCACATTTCGGCGTCGTGCCGGATATTATCGCACTGGCCAAGGGGATCGCTTCCGGCATGCCGCTGGGCGCCATGGTGGCCCACGCGGACATCATGAACTGGGAGACGGGCTCCCATGCCTCCACCTTCGGCGGTAATCCGGTTTCCTGCGCGGCGGCCATGGTAACCATTGATTTGCTGAAAAGAGAACTCATTCAGAACGCGGCAACCCGTGGCAAACAACTGATAAACGGACTGCGGACGCTTCAGAATCAATATGAATGTATCGGCGATGTTCGGGGGAAGGGCCTGATGGCGGCCATTGAACTCGTCAAGGACCGGCAAGCCAAAACCCCGGCAAATCAATTGCGCGCGGACATCATTCAGGCCGCATTTCAAAAAGGCCTGCTGCTGCTCGGTTGCGGCGCCAACAGCATTCGCTTCAGCCCGCCGCTGACCGCCTCAAGCGAGGAAATTGACACATGCCTGAGCATCGTGGAGGAGGTCATTCGTGAAATGGCCAACTAAGCGACCTGCTTGGCCTCCCGACATCTTCTCTGATTATACGAAACTCTCAACCACACGGCTTTTCTAACCGCCGGGTGTCAGAGTGAGTGGCATGCCCAACCGCTTCATTCGGTAATAGAGGGTGGTTCTGTTCATTTCAAGAATGTCGGCCGCACCGCCCGGGCCGCCGATTCGGCCATCGGTGGTTTTCAAAATATAGCGGATATAACGTCGCTGTAATTCATCCATTGAGGGCTTGCCGCCGACCGAAAAGGATTGCCGGTCCGCAGGCAATGATGATAATTGCAATTCAAGCTGATTGCCCGTTGAAAGCAGCGTGCCCCTTTCGATTACATTTTTCAGCTCCCGAACGTTCCCGGGCCAGGAATAGGCGCGCAAGGCCACCACCTTTTCAGGTGCGATATTCAGCGGGGGCCGTTTCAACTGTTTGCAATACATCTTCAGAAAATGCCGTGCCAACAGAATAATATCTTCTCCTCTTTCCCGAAGCGGCGGAATTTGGATGGGAAGGACGTTCAAGCGGTAAAAAAGATCTTCCCGAAATCGACCGGCGTGTACCTCCTTTTCAAGATCTCGGTTGGTGGCGGCGATCAACCGGAAATCGCACCGGTGAACGCGGCTTCCGCCGACGCGGACAAAGGTCTTTTCCTCCAACACCCGAAGCAGTTTTGCCTGCATTGAAAGCGGCAATTCTCCCACCTCATCCAAAAACAACGTGCCGCCGTGGGCAAGTTCAACCCGCCCGGCTTTTTGATGCACGGCGCCGGTGAAGGCTCCTTTTTCGTGTCCGAAAAGCTCGCTTTCCAGCAGGTTTTCAGAGATAGTGGTCGCATCAATAATGACATAGGGGCCACCCTGTCGCGGGCTGTGCATATGAGCCCAGCGTGCCAGAATTTCCTTTCCCGCACCGGTTTCCCCCTGAATCAGGATGGGGGAATCCGTATCGGCAATCCGCTTGGCCTTTTCCAGCAAGTCCCGAATC from the Desulfobacterales bacterium genome contains:
- a CDS encoding alpha/beta hydrolase gives rise to the protein MPTIVRVVIWAVVIYVLYCGLLFLFQRRVMYPRGLVQPIAINSELESKIEKIQIATRHGSMEAWYIPPDAGTVSSTAPAIVMAHGNAELIDGLLYEFGWLSGKGIGLLLVEYPGYGRSEGAPSQQSITDTFLAAYDKLVQRPDINPEKIVLFGRSLGSGPVCDLSGKRPSAAMVILSGFTSARAFAANYLVPAFLIRDAFDNLAAISRYNRPVLIVHGDQDEMIPYAHATRLAGAAKQGTLITYRCNHNNCPPDEMQFRRDLLGFLAKAGIP
- a CDS encoding acetyl ornithine aminotransferase family protein; translated protein: MKKPAIHTRLPGPNAEKWIRLDRTVVSPSYTRMYPLVAKQAKGLWITDVDGNEFLDFTAGIAVCATGHCHPEVVSAIKAQADNLLHMSGTDFYYTPQIQLAERLSKLVPGKGPKKVYFGNSGAEAVEAAFKLARWHTRRNLNIAFYGAFHGRTMGALSLTASKTIQKKNYNPLVPGITHIPYAYCYRCPYRLSYPGCGIYCVQWIEDTLFRTTIPPEEVAAIFLEPIQGEGGYIVPPPEFHQELKKIADKYDILYVADEVQSGMGRTGKMFAMAHFGVVPDIIALAKGIASGMPLGAMVAHADIMNWETGSHASTFGGNPVSCAAAMVTIDLLKRELIQNAATRGKQLINGLRTLQNQYECIGDVRGKGLMAAIELVKDRQAKTPANQLRADIIQAAFQKGLLLLGCGANSIRFSPPLTASSEEIDTCLSIVEEVIREMAN
- a CDS encoding helix-turn-helix transcriptional regulator: MKELMSTREAAQFLDVNEKMIYTLISDKKLPATKITGKWLFPKHLVEQWIEANTINYPEPTPQLPPYHGLLIIAGSNDPLLEAFISHFNSRNPEHLAVFGNIGSMGGLMALKQNRCHIATSHLMQDNEKEYNFDFAGKTFEQMPAVVNFCLREQGILVQKGNPKKIEGVADLARPDVTMINRPLGTGTRLLIDNEFKKIGIDTDTVKGYQNISHRHMDVGLEILSGRIDAGPAIRPVASILNLDFIPLRWERYDLLIAKDRFFDQGVQLFIGLLHEKDLANLSLKYNGYDTKLSGKMVYPQA
- a CDS encoding pancreas/duodenum homeobox protein 1, giving the protein MSKNDHNALFTPETLASLFPDEKSDRFFDALFGDASEGAYDIRLSFIEHNCNSLHFELQLIQRPGKCLGCHLTYGLPQVFSRHPVIDIKGLVDDIGKLVEGRCQIEKWQLGATRELSRELHVIPLTIYLTD